Proteins encoded by one window of Anaerosporomusa subterranea:
- a CDS encoding 4Fe-4S dicluster domain-containing protein gives MGHIVNSEREYVLLQRRLDQNLTGAPFSPVFIEILKLLFSPAEANLARQIPLRPTRLQDLARKLCLPLEKLRERITSMAERGLVLDFEHKGQSYVVLAPVVIGFFEFVFMRTRTELPMTELARLFEEYMFQDDRFARSIFSSQTQLGRTMVREESLPETDFSEVLDWEKASSAIESAAFVGVSLCACRHKASHLGKSCSAPQRTCLTFNTSGQMLVQRGMAEAISQAEALAILAECKAMGLVQIADNVQKQVGFLCNCCGCCCGMLQAIRTLDIHNAVITSNWLVAINSPTCKGCGLCAKACPIGAIHMEEQDSKPAQAVCTPELCLGCGVCYTACKFGSITMQKRAQQVLVPETTFDRLAAMAIERGKLANFLFDDPTRLSHRALGRLASVIEQSAPVKTLLAIKPLKSVFLNALQRGISGR, from the coding sequence ATGGGGCATATTGTCAATAGTGAAAGAGAGTATGTGCTTTTGCAGCGGCGACTGGACCAAAATCTGACTGGAGCCCCATTCTCACCTGTTTTTATTGAAATCTTGAAACTGTTGTTTTCGCCGGCAGAAGCGAATCTGGCCAGGCAAATCCCCTTACGCCCGACCCGACTGCAAGACCTTGCCCGGAAATTATGCCTGCCACTTGAGAAGCTACGTGAACGAATAACTAGTATGGCAGAACGTGGATTGGTTCTTGATTTTGAGCACAAGGGACAATCTTACGTTGTTCTTGCGCCAGTGGTCATCGGTTTCTTTGAATTTGTTTTTATGCGGACAAGGACTGAGTTGCCCATGACTGAGCTGGCCCGCTTGTTCGAAGAATATATGTTTCAAGATGATCGGTTTGCCCGTAGCATATTTTCCTCCCAGACCCAGCTGGGGCGCACCATGGTTCGGGAAGAGAGTTTGCCGGAAACCGATTTCTCCGAGGTGTTGGACTGGGAGAAAGCATCTTCAGCGATCGAATCTGCCGCTTTTGTCGGTGTATCGTTATGCGCCTGTCGTCATAAGGCGAGCCATTTGGGAAAAAGCTGCTCCGCACCGCAACGGACCTGCTTGACCTTCAACACTAGCGGCCAGATGCTGGTTCAACGAGGTATGGCAGAAGCGATCAGCCAGGCTGAAGCGTTGGCGATACTGGCAGAATGCAAGGCCATGGGACTAGTTCAGATCGCAGATAATGTTCAGAAACAGGTTGGATTTCTCTGTAATTGCTGTGGCTGCTGCTGCGGTATGCTCCAAGCCATCCGGACGCTTGACATCCATAATGCGGTCATAACCTCGAATTGGTTGGTTGCGATTAATAGTCCGACCTGTAAAGGCTGCGGCTTGTGCGCCAAGGCATGTCCTATCGGCGCAATCCACATGGAAGAGCAAGACAGCAAGCCCGCGCAAGCAGTTTGCACCCCCGAACTTTGCCTGGGATGCGGTGTTTGTTACACAGCCTGCAAATTTGGCAGCATTACCATGCAGAAACGAGCGCAGCAAGTGTTGGTTCCTGAAACAACGTTTGACAGGCTGGCGGCTATGGCAATTGAGCGAGGCAAGCTTGCCAACTTCCTGTTTGACGATCCAACGCGACTGAGTCACCGGGCGTTAGGACGTTTAGCGTCAGTGATCGAACAGTCTGCGCCAGTGAAGACGCTGCTGGCTATCAAACCCTTAAAGTCAGTATTTCTTAACGCATTACAAAGAGGCATATCAGGCCGTTAG
- a CDS encoding arsenate reductase family protein — protein MNIQIFGTKKCQDSRKAERYFKERSIPFQYVDLTVRGLSKGELDRVKAAVGQENLIDKAGKEYEKRNLKYLVHNVEEMLLEHPLLLKTPIVRNGPKATVGYQPKTWDEWK, from the coding sequence GTGAACATACAAATTTTTGGTACAAAGAAGTGCCAGGATTCTCGTAAAGCAGAGCGCTATTTCAAGGAACGGAGTATTCCTTTTCAATATGTGGATCTGACAGTACGCGGTCTGAGTAAAGGCGAGCTCGATCGGGTCAAGGCTGCTGTTGGACAGGAAAATCTCATTGATAAGGCTGGCAAAGAGTATGAGAAACGTAATCTGAAGTATCTGGTTCACAATGTAGAGGAAATGCTGCTTGAGCACCCGCTGCTGCTAAAGACACCAATTGTACGTAATGGACCGAAGGCAACGGTGGGGTATCAGCCAAAAACATGGGATGAGTGGAAGTAG
- a CDS encoding amino acid ABC transporter substrate-binding protein translates to MRKFFLIALTVLLAALLLVGCGGSQPKKIVVGLDDNFPPMGFRDEKNNIIGFDVDMAKEATKRLGMAVEFKPIDWSSKEAELSSKRVDVLWNGLTITEKRKENILFTKPYMENKQVIIVTANSKVKGKADLAGKAVGVQDGSSSVDAITKEAAILKSFKELKKYPDNVAALLDLKAGRIEALVVDEIVGRYYIAKKPGDYAVLSDHFGAEEYGVGLRKDDKELLTKLQKALDEMKQDGTSAKISKQWFGENIVK, encoded by the coding sequence ATGAGAAAGTTTTTTTTGATCGCCTTAACTGTGCTGTTGGCTGCTCTACTATTGGTCGGTTGCGGCGGTTCGCAACCCAAGAAAATTGTGGTAGGTCTTGATGATAATTTCCCACCGATGGGATTTAGAGATGAGAAAAACAATATTATTGGATTTGACGTAGATATGGCTAAAGAGGCCACCAAACGCCTTGGTATGGCGGTTGAATTCAAACCAATCGACTGGAGCAGTAAAGAGGCTGAATTAAGCAGCAAACGCGTAGATGTTCTGTGGAACGGCCTGACGATCACTGAGAAACGGAAGGAAAATATCCTGTTTACCAAGCCGTACATGGAGAACAAGCAAGTTATCATTGTTACTGCGAATTCAAAAGTGAAGGGCAAGGCTGACCTCGCCGGCAAAGCCGTCGGTGTGCAGGACGGCAGCAGCAGTGTAGATGCGATAACAAAAGAAGCGGCTATTCTCAAATCCTTTAAAGAATTGAAGAAGTACCCTGACAATGTGGCAGCTTTGTTGGATCTAAAAGCCGGTAGAATTGAAGCACTTGTTGTCGATGAGATCGTCGGCCGCTACTACATCGCCAAGAAACCTGGCGATTATGCAGTTCTGTCCGACCACTTTGGCGCTGAGGAATACGGCGTTGGACTGCGTAAAGATGATAAAGAATTATTGACCAAACTGCAGAAGGCATTGGATGAGATGAAGCAAGACGGCACGTCTGCGAAGATATCTAAGCAGTGGTTTGGTGAAAATATCGTAAAATAA
- a CDS encoding amino acid ABC transporter permease produces the protein MEYVFNILGPMLDGTVVTLQMFFITIVLSLPLGLLLAVGRISRYPAVRGTVGTYIWLMRGTPLMLQLLFIYFGLPFVPYIGVRLPDFPAAVIAFVLNYAAYFAEIFRAGIQSIDRGQYEGAKALGMTYLQTMRRIVLPQVIKRVLPPVSNETITLVKDTSLIYVLAMNDLLRTARTIVQRDFNTTPFIVAAVFYLVMTLVLTWVFERLEKRYAMFDE, from the coding sequence ATGGAATACGTCTTCAATATTTTGGGGCCGATGCTAGATGGAACAGTTGTCACTCTACAAATGTTTTTCATCACCATTGTCCTTTCCCTGCCGTTAGGCTTACTGTTGGCTGTTGGACGGATATCCCGCTATCCGGCTGTTCGCGGTACGGTTGGAACCTATATTTGGCTAATGCGGGGCACCCCGTTGATGCTACAGTTGCTTTTCATTTACTTTGGGCTACCGTTTGTGCCTTATATTGGCGTGCGGCTGCCTGATTTTCCAGCAGCTGTTATTGCTTTTGTCTTAAACTATGCTGCTTATTTTGCCGAAATCTTCCGGGCTGGTATACAATCCATTGATCGCGGCCAATATGAAGGGGCAAAGGCGTTGGGCATGACTTACCTGCAAACCATGCGACGCATTGTATTGCCGCAAGTGATCAAGCGGGTCTTGCCGCCTGTCAGTAATGAAACGATCACTCTTGTCAAGGACACGTCCTTGATTTATGTTTTGGCAATGAATGATCTGCTGCGCACTGCCCGCACGATTGTGCAGCGTGATTTTAATACAACGCCGTTTATTGTGGCAGCTGTATTTTACCTAGTTATGACTCTGGTTCTGACCTGGGTGTTTGAACGCTTGGAAAAACGCTATGCAATGTTCGATGAGTAG
- a CDS encoding amino acid ABC transporter ATP-binding protein, whose amino-acid sequence MVVVRDVYKAFGQLEVLKGISLTVEKGEVVAIIGPSGSGKSTLLRCLNRLETMDRGIIEIEGETLAANGPDGKSLYAPEPQARTICRKMGMVFQSFNLFPHLTVFENVIEAPLVVKGVQRSEIEPEAEELLRKVGLFDKRNSYPSRLSGGQKQRVAIARALAMKPDIMLFDEPTSALDPELTGEVLKAMRQLAEEHMTMLVVTHEMAFAREVANRVIFMDDGEIVEEGKPSEIFSQPSHPRTQAFLKSML is encoded by the coding sequence ATGGTTGTAGTTCGCGATGTTTATAAAGCGTTTGGCCAACTTGAGGTATTGAAGGGAATTTCGCTTACTGTTGAGAAGGGTGAGGTAGTTGCCATTATCGGACCTTCCGGGTCTGGAAAAAGTACACTGCTCCGCTGTCTTAATCGTTTGGAAACGATGGATCGGGGCATAATCGAGATTGAAGGTGAAACGCTGGCAGCAAACGGACCAGACGGAAAAAGTCTCTATGCGCCAGAACCCCAGGCGAGAACAATTTGTCGCAAAATGGGAATGGTATTTCAGTCCTTCAATCTGTTTCCCCATTTGACTGTTTTCGAAAATGTCATTGAGGCGCCGCTGGTGGTAAAGGGTGTACAACGCAGCGAGATCGAACCGGAAGCAGAGGAACTGTTGCGCAAAGTCGGCTTATTTGATAAACGCAACAGCTACCCTTCGCGCTTATCTGGTGGTCAAAAGCAGCGTGTCGCTATTGCCCGGGCGTTGGCGATGAAACCAGATATTATGCTGTTTGATGAGCCGACCTCGGCATTAGATCCCGAATTGACAGGCGAGGTGCTCAAAGCCATGCGTCAACTCGCTGAGGAACATATGACAATGCTGGTGGTGACCCACGAAATGGCATTTGCCCGAGAAGTGGCAAATCGAGTTATTTTTATGGATGACGGGGAAATTGTGGAGGAAGGAAAGCCTAGCGAGATCTTCAGCCAACCTTCTCATCCCAGGACGCAGGCATTTCTCAAGAGTATGCTTTAA
- a CDS encoding VOC family protein translates to MKFTFAHNNINVLNLEKSLAFYQQALGLTETRRVEKSDFTLVYLGDDVTPHRLELTWLKDRQQPYNLGDNEIHIAFRVDDFNAAHALHENMGCICYENAGMGIYFIADPDGYWLEIIPTR, encoded by the coding sequence ATGAAATTCACGTTCGCTCACAACAATATCAATGTCCTCAATCTGGAGAAAAGTCTGGCCTTTTACCAACAGGCGCTTGGACTAACTGAAACCCGGCGGGTTGAAAAATCTGACTTTACGTTAGTCTACCTCGGCGATGATGTGACGCCGCATCGCTTAGAACTGACTTGGTTGAAAGATCGCCAACAGCCGTATAACTTAGGAGATAATGAGATACATATCGCCTTTCGAGTAGATGATTTCAACGCCGCCCATGCACTTCATGAAAACATGGGCTGTATTTGTTACGAAAACGCTGGTATGGGAATTTACTTTATTGCTGATCCTGATGGGTATTGGCTGGAGATCATACCAACAAGATAG
- a CDS encoding aminotransferase class V-fold PLP-dependent enzyme yields MIDLNEVTFSSYLRSLVVGANTQVPVASGGYVIATNFDNAATTPPFCAVMDEIIAFAPWYSSVHRGKGYKSIVTSDIYEQARQTVKQFVCAGANDTAVFTKSTTESINLLANVLANDGGEKLILATDMEHLANDLPWRRHFKVDYACLDAFGRLSLKNVEDKLQQHKGKVALVAVTGASNVTGYINPVHSIARLAHKHGAKIFVDGAQLVPHMPFCMSKGQATECIDFLAFSAHKMYAPFGAGVLIGNSEDLLQAEPLLWGGGAVDLTSQQFIEWDAPPGRYEAGTPNVMGVVALVAAIRTLEANDLEMIHQYESSLISTVIAGLTDISGIRLYSVPTCDDERVSLISFTMEGIDHGLLAQALSQEAGIAVRNGLFCAHPYVEKLLKISDEELKYYHTHDDASVPGLVRISLGLYNTRQEVELFLRTVRRIAADPAFYAKKYQASMRNDRCCNSWQSDFC; encoded by the coding sequence GTGATTGACTTGAACGAGGTAACTTTTAGTTCATATCTGCGTAGCCTCGTCGTGGGGGCGAACACTCAGGTTCCTGTTGCGTCAGGAGGCTATGTAATCGCTACGAATTTTGACAATGCGGCGACGACGCCTCCCTTTTGCGCTGTCATGGATGAAATCATTGCTTTTGCTCCCTGGTATTCGTCAGTGCACCGGGGAAAAGGTTATAAATCGATAGTAACTTCAGACATATATGAACAGGCACGGCAGACTGTCAAACAATTTGTCTGCGCAGGTGCAAACGATACGGCTGTTTTTACAAAGAGTACGACAGAATCGATTAATTTGCTCGCCAATGTTTTGGCGAATGACGGCGGAGAAAAGCTGATTTTGGCGACAGACATGGAACATCTGGCCAATGATCTCCCGTGGCGAAGGCATTTCAAAGTCGACTATGCATGCCTGGATGCTTTCGGGCGGTTGTCACTGAAAAATGTGGAAGACAAGCTGCAGCAGCATAAGGGCAAAGTAGCTCTGGTTGCCGTAACAGGGGCATCCAATGTAACCGGCTATATCAATCCCGTTCACTCGATTGCTCGCTTGGCACATAAACATGGTGCTAAGATATTTGTTGACGGGGCGCAGCTTGTGCCACATATGCCGTTTTGCATGAGCAAAGGGCAAGCGACTGAATGCATTGATTTCCTCGCCTTTTCGGCCCATAAAATGTATGCCCCATTTGGGGCGGGTGTTCTCATTGGCAACAGTGAGGATTTATTACAGGCAGAACCGTTGCTGTGGGGCGGTGGTGCGGTAGACTTAACCTCTCAGCAGTTTATTGAATGGGATGCTCCACCAGGCAGATATGAAGCAGGAACACCCAATGTCATGGGTGTGGTGGCTCTGGTCGCCGCTATTAGAACCTTGGAGGCAAACGACCTGGAAATGATTCATCAGTATGAAAGCAGCCTGATCTCTACTGTGATCGCAGGCTTAACTGACATTTCTGGCATCCGGTTGTATAGCGTTCCTACCTGTGATGATGAACGAGTCAGTTTGATTTCGTTTACAATGGAAGGTATCGATCATGGTTTACTGGCTCAAGCCTTATCACAGGAGGCTGGCATTGCGGTGCGGAATGGACTTTTTTGTGCCCATCCCTATGTCGAGAAGCTGCTGAAAATTAGTGACGAGGAGCTAAAATACTACCACACACATGATGACGCATCTGTTCCCGGCTTGGTCAGGATTAGCCTGGGCCTATACAATACCAGACAGGAAGTGGAGTTATTCTTGCGTACTGTTCGTCGTATTGCTGCTGATCCTGCGTTCTATGCCAAAAAATATCAAGCTTCCATGCGGAATGACCGGTGCTGCAATTCGTGGCAATCAGATTTTTGCTGA
- a CDS encoding energy-coupling factor ABC transporter permease — MHMADSLLSPAVGTVMWGATAGLIAYSSKKVQQDMDDSKAPLMGVLGAFVFAAQMINFSIPGTGSSGHLGGALLLSILLGKHAAFLTISSILAVQALFFADGGLLALGANIFNLGFFPCFVAYPLIYKPIAAGNPAKGKLLAGICLAAVVGLQMGSFGVVLETHSSGIAEIPFKPFLLLMQPVHLAIGLMEGLVTAAAVLFVLEARPDMRLAVAGRPQRTVAARGLLVGFLLLALLTGGALSWFASSDPDGLEWSIAKASGQEEMLEREGLHAMLANFQRKIAFLPDYNLPESQVSSGNEPVGKSPAAWPVVDGGQSTAGVVGVLITLLVAGAIGKLLKLVARRT, encoded by the coding sequence ATGCATATGGCTGATTCATTATTGTCACCTGCTGTAGGAACAGTAATGTGGGGGGCTACGGCTGGATTAATTGCCTATTCTTCGAAAAAGGTTCAACAGGATATGGACGATAGCAAAGCACCGCTAATGGGCGTCCTAGGGGCCTTTGTATTTGCGGCGCAAATGATAAATTTCTCCATACCCGGGACTGGCTCTAGCGGTCATCTGGGTGGGGCCTTGCTATTATCAATTCTACTGGGAAAACATGCAGCCTTTTTGACTATCTCGTCCATCCTGGCGGTTCAAGCGCTATTCTTCGCTGACGGCGGCTTATTGGCGCTTGGCGCAAATATCTTTAATCTGGGATTTTTCCCCTGTTTTGTTGCTTATCCGCTTATTTATAAACCAATTGCGGCAGGCAACCCCGCCAAAGGCAAGCTGCTCGCTGGCATCTGCTTGGCGGCAGTGGTAGGCCTGCAGATGGGGTCTTTTGGTGTAGTTCTTGAAACACACTCGTCCGGAATCGCCGAGATTCCGTTTAAACCGTTTCTGTTACTCATGCAGCCGGTACATCTGGCGATTGGGCTAATGGAAGGACTAGTGACAGCGGCGGCGGTTCTGTTTGTGCTTGAAGCAAGGCCAGACATGCGTCTGGCTGTTGCCGGCAGGCCGCAACGGACTGTGGCTGCTCGCGGTCTGTTGGTCGGATTTTTGCTGTTAGCTTTGTTAACAGGCGGAGCATTATCCTGGTTCGCATCGTCTGACCCAGATGGCTTGGAATGGTCCATCGCGAAGGCTTCCGGGCAGGAAGAAATGTTAGAACGCGAAGGCTTGCATGCGATGCTCGCAAATTTCCAACGTAAAATTGCGTTTTTGCCTGATTACAATCTGCCAGAAAGTCAAGTATCGTCTGGGAATGAGCCAGTTGGGAAAAGCCCGGCTGCCTGGCCTGTGGTTGATGGCGGCCAGTCCACCGCCGGAGTCGTCGGTGTTTTGATTACCTTGCTGGTAGCCGGAGCAATTGGCAAATTGCTGAAGCTAGTAGCTCGTCGCACTTAA
- the cbiQ gene encoding cobalt ECF transporter T component CbiQ translates to MSRIEQRWFEFRHMDELSAGNSLVHQLHPGVKLLATLVFVIVTASFPKYEIAAMVPLLLYPLFLISLADLPWGLLLRRLLLGLPFAVFIGVFNPLFDQTPLYQIGPVTLSGGVVSFFSILLRFSLSVLAALALIATTGINALGAALQAFGVPRALVNQILFMYRYLHVLMEEVVRTLRAHSLRSPEREAVRIGTWGSLTGLLLLRTLDRAQRVYQAMLCRGFDGEVRLMRSSNLRLNDGIFLLIWLCFFVTIRIFNFPQWLGALLMGR, encoded by the coding sequence ATGAGTAGAATCGAACAACGATGGTTTGAATTCAGGCATATGGATGAGTTGTCTGCAGGCAATTCGCTAGTTCATCAACTACATCCAGGGGTTAAACTGCTGGCAACGCTAGTGTTTGTCATTGTGACAGCTTCTTTCCCTAAATATGAGATCGCGGCCATGGTTCCGCTGCTTTTATATCCACTGTTTCTTATTAGCTTGGCCGATTTGCCATGGGGCTTGCTGCTAAGACGGCTACTCTTAGGCCTGCCATTTGCCGTATTTATTGGCGTTTTCAATCCTCTGTTTGATCAAACGCCTTTATATCAAATCGGCCCCGTTACACTTTCGGGCGGGGTGGTTTCTTTCTTTTCTATTTTGCTGCGGTTTTCATTATCGGTTCTGGCTGCCTTAGCTCTAATCGCGACAACCGGCATAAACGCACTGGGGGCGGCGCTGCAAGCCTTTGGAGTTCCACGGGCGTTGGTGAATCAGATTCTGTTTATGTACCGCTATCTGCATGTATTAATGGAGGAAGTGGTCAGAACGCTTCGTGCCCACTCCTTGCGCTCACCTGAACGCGAGGCGGTGCGCATAGGGACCTGGGGGTCATTAACCGGACTACTATTGCTGCGTACCCTTGATCGAGCGCAGCGGGTTTATCAGGCGATGCTCTGCCGCGGCTTCGACGGTGAAGTCCGTCTTATGCGATCAAGCAATCTGCGGTTGAACGATGGGATATTTCTATTGATTTGGTTGTGTTTTTTCGTAACTATACGTATTTTTAATTTCCCGCAATGGCTGGGTGCTTTATTAATGGGGCGGTGA
- a CDS encoding energy-coupling factor ABC transporter ATP-binding protein: protein MSHHIVESITVEYAYPDKTEALRGISLRITHGESVAIVGANGAGKSTLLSLLAGVTLPTRGTVRIGDYPVNRQTIAQIRRCVGMVFQNPDDQLFMPTVYDDVAFGPLNLGFPSSEVDTRVANALATVGAADLAERPPYKLSGGQKRAVAIATVLSMIPDILVMDEPSAGLDPRARRKLIELLASFSHTKIVATHDLDLALDVCERTILLSEGKVVADGLTQVLFKDQGLLEQYGLELPLRLQDCPLCSQGR from the coding sequence ATGAGTCATCATATCGTAGAATCAATTACTGTTGAATATGCCTATCCGGATAAGACGGAAGCGCTGCGTGGTATTTCTCTCCGCATTACTCACGGGGAATCGGTGGCGATTGTCGGTGCGAACGGTGCCGGCAAATCGACACTTTTGTCTCTGTTGGCTGGTGTCACCCTGCCGACGCGGGGGACTGTCCGCATTGGCGATTATCCGGTTAATCGACAGACAATCGCCCAAATCAGGCGTTGCGTGGGCATGGTATTTCAGAATCCGGATGACCAATTGTTCATGCCGACAGTTTATGATGATGTCGCCTTTGGTCCGCTGAATTTAGGCTTTCCATCCTCTGAAGTGGATACACGGGTTGCTAATGCGCTGGCGACAGTTGGCGCGGCTGATTTGGCTGAGCGCCCGCCGTATAAGCTGTCGGGAGGACAAAAACGGGCTGTCGCGATTGCGACAGTGCTTTCTATGATCCCTGATATTCTGGTGATGGACGAGCCGAGTGCCGGTCTCGATCCCCGCGCTAGGCGGAAGCTGATCGAGCTTCTGGCTTCCTTCAGTCATACAAAAATTGTTGCGACACATGATCTCGACCTAGCGCTGGATGTGTGTGAACGGACGATACTGTTAAGCGAAGGCAAAGTTGTTGCTGATGGTCTAACCCAGGTCCTCTTCAAGGATCAGGGACTGTTAGAGCAATATGGGCTTGAATTGCCGCTGCGTTTGCAAGACTGCCCGCTTTGCAGCCAAGGACGGTAA
- the hrpB gene encoding ATP-dependent helicase HrpB codes for MLTLPIGELLPALLDTLAIHTNAVLTAPPGSGKTTRIPLALLNAPWLAGRRILMLEPRRLATRAAAHYMASLLGESVGETVGYRMRLDTKVGKNTRIEVVTEGVLTRMLQTDPGLDGVGVLIFDEFHERSLQADLGLAFSLQAQAVLRPDLRILIMSATIDSAPVAELLDAAPVLTGQGQLFPVETRWLARPPQERLETAIARQIIETLTNETGDILVFLPGEAEIRRVESLLLQQDRKQARIAPLYGSLSQAEQDQALLPSPAGQRKVVLATAIAETSLTVEGVRVVIDSGLMRAPRFSPRTGMTRLETVAVSKASADQRRGRAGRLGPGICWRMWTKEADGRLEERSRPEILEADLAPLALQLAAWGTQPQELKWLDMPPAAALAQAQELLQNLGALAGNLLTDHGRRLADSGLHPRLAHMIVLAQKLAVGGLGCDLAALLSERDVLRNSERKNDADLRLRLEALQQQHPSCRQVVAQSHYLRRWFGIDQRREEDLEACGLLLCFAYPDRIAQRRADGRFLLTNGRGASFTNVQPLSSEPYICIAELDDKGPESRIYLAAPVTLADLKHQFNESIQTETQITWDREAKAVRARRLEKLGALVLSDVPMHEPDSEACIAVLLAGVREEGLGVLPWSRSSRQFRQRVQFMQRLDLTWPDLSDEMLISTLENWLAAYVYAMKSVADLQRLNLTGIFESMLTWEQRQKLDEYAPTHLTVPSGQRLPLDYSDPEAPSLAVRLQELFGMAETPRIGQKRVPLTLRLLSPAQRPVQVTKDLASFWRTGYFAVKKELLGRYPKHYWPDDPLQATPTHRVRPSS; via the coding sequence ATGCTTACACTTCCTATTGGCGAGCTGCTGCCAGCGCTTCTTGATACGTTGGCAATACACACTAATGCAGTCCTAACCGCCCCACCTGGGTCGGGAAAAACCACCCGGATTCCGCTCGCATTGCTCAATGCGCCATGGTTGGCTGGTCGCCGGATTCTGATGCTGGAGCCACGCCGCCTGGCAACCCGCGCGGCAGCTCATTATATGGCGTCACTGCTTGGTGAATCTGTTGGTGAGACTGTCGGCTATCGGATGCGTCTCGATACCAAGGTCGGTAAGAATACGCGGATTGAGGTTGTTACCGAAGGTGTCTTGACCCGAATGCTGCAAACCGATCCAGGGCTTGACGGAGTCGGGGTGCTGATTTTTGATGAATTTCATGAGCGCAGCTTGCAGGCTGATCTCGGCTTGGCATTTAGTTTACAGGCGCAAGCCGTATTGCGACCGGATTTACGCATCTTGATCATGTCGGCAACCATTGATTCTGCACCGGTGGCAGAACTGCTGGATGCTGCGCCAGTATTGACCGGACAGGGACAACTGTTTCCCGTGGAGACCCGCTGGCTGGCACGTCCGCCTCAGGAACGGCTAGAAACAGCCATAGCCCGGCAGATCATCGAGACATTAACTAATGAGACTGGAGACATTCTCGTCTTTTTACCCGGTGAAGCTGAAATTCGCCGGGTGGAATCCTTGCTGCTCCAGCAGGATAGAAAGCAAGCCCGTATTGCTCCTTTGTATGGCAGTCTATCGCAGGCAGAGCAGGATCAGGCGCTGCTGCCGAGTCCGGCGGGACAGAGAAAGGTTGTATTGGCAACCGCCATTGCTGAGACCAGTCTGACGGTCGAGGGTGTCAGAGTCGTGATTGATAGTGGCCTGATGCGCGCACCTCGCTTTTCGCCCCGCACCGGGATGACGCGTTTGGAGACCGTTGCAGTGTCAAAAGCCTCTGCCGATCAGCGCCGGGGCCGCGCCGGCCGGCTGGGTCCTGGCATTTGCTGGCGAATGTGGACAAAAGAAGCAGATGGTAGATTAGAGGAACGGTCTAGACCTGAGATTCTGGAAGCTGATTTGGCACCACTGGCGCTGCAATTGGCAGCTTGGGGAACGCAGCCGCAGGAACTGAAGTGGCTGGATATGCCGCCAGCAGCAGCGCTGGCTCAGGCTCAGGAATTGCTGCAGAATCTCGGTGCGTTAGCAGGCAATTTGCTTACTGATCATGGGCGGCGATTGGCTGACAGTGGGTTGCATCCGCGTCTGGCCCATATGATCGTGCTGGCGCAAAAGCTAGCTGTCGGCGGCTTGGGCTGTGATTTAGCGGCTCTGCTCAGTGAACGGGATGTATTACGGAACAGTGAGCGAAAAAATGACGCAGACCTGCGATTGCGTCTGGAGGCTCTGCAGCAACAACATCCGTCCTGCCGTCAGGTTGTGGCGCAGTCGCACTATTTGCGGCGGTGGTTTGGTATTGACCAGCGCCGTGAAGAAGACCTTGAAGCATGCGGCCTGTTGCTTTGCTTCGCCTACCCAGACCGTATCGCCCAGCGGCGCGCTGATGGCCGCTTTTTGTTGACAAACGGCCGGGGCGCGTCTTTTACGAACGTTCAGCCACTTTCAAGTGAGCCGTATATCTGTATTGCCGAACTGGATGACAAAGGCCCGGAAAGTCGGATTTATTTGGCTGCGCCGGTCACGCTTGCTGATTTGAAGCATCAGTTTAACGAAAGTATTCAAACCGAAACGCAGATTACTTGGGATAGAGAGGCTAAAGCTGTGCGGGCTAGACGGCTGGAAAAACTCGGCGCGTTAGTTCTAAGTGATGTCCCGATGCATGAACCTGACTCTGAGGCGTGTATCGCAGTGCTGTTGGCAGGAGTCAGGGAAGAAGGCTTAGGGGTGTTGCCTTGGAGCCGATCTTCCCGCCAATTCCGTCAACGCGTTCAGTTCATGCAACGACTCGATCTGACATGGCCTGATCTGTCTGATGAGATGCTTATTTCGACTCTGGAGAATTGGCTAGCGGCATATGTATATGCTATGAAGAGTGTGGCCGACTTGCAACGCCTAAATCTGACCGGGATCTTTGAGTCGATGTTGACTTGGGAGCAACGACAAAAATTAGACGAATATGCGCCCACTCACCTGACTGTGCCTAGCGGACAGCGGCTACCGTTAGATTACAGTGATCCAGAAGCTCCATCACTCGCTGTGCGTTTGCAGGAACTATTTGGAATGGCCGAAACACCGCGAATTGGTCAGAAAAGAGTGCCGCTAACATTGCGGCTGCTTTCGCCGGCGCAGCGGCCGGTTCAGGTGACAAAGGATTTAGCTAGCTTCTGGCGAACAGGTTACTTTGCTGTAAAGAAGGAACTTTTAGGCCGCTATCCGAAACATTACTGGCCTGACGATCCGCTGCAGGCGACGCCGACTCATCGGGTTCGCCCGTCTTCTTGA